One window from the genome of Cryptomeria japonica chromosome 6, Sugi_1.0, whole genome shotgun sequence encodes:
- the LOC131030532 gene encoding lachrymatory-factor synthase, with protein sequence MASSKLQGSVETKVMAPLEVVWKIASDFYELHKWFPGMKSCERVEGAPEKGVGSLRRCITSGQEGSDSFGVEELIAVDDTNHSYTYSMTDTNIPGFNGYQATIEVCEAKEQGNCLLKWSFELDPAAGHSKEDIEALFSSILPGIAKNLEQLASSQ encoded by the coding sequence ATGGCGAGCTCCAAATTGCAGGGCTCTGTAGAAACCAAGGTCATGGCTCCGCTGGAGGTTGTGTGGAAGATAGCAAGTGACTTTTACGAGCTACATAAGTGGTTTCCGGGCATGAAATCGTGTGAAAGAGTGGAGGGAGCGCCTGAAAAGGGCGTGGGCTCTCTGCGGCGCTGTATAACATCCGGGCAGGAGGGCAGTGATTCTTTTGGCGTAGAGGAGCTCATCGCTGTGGACGATACTAATCATTCATATACTTATAGCATGACAGACACCAACATTCCGGGCTTTAATGGCTACCAGGCTACCATTGAAGTCTGTGAAGCGAAGGAACAGGGCAACTGTTTGCTGAAATGGTCTTTCGAGTTGGACCCTGCCGCTGGACATTCCAAAGAGGATATTGAGGCACTTTTCAGCTCCATTCTCCCTGGCATCGCCAAGAATCTGGAACAGCTCGCTTCTTCACAGTAA